AGTCGCTCAGCTGCAGCCGGGTGGCGCACAGTAACAGGCCGGCATCGGTTTTCTTGTCGAGGCCCTCCAGCAGCAGCTGCTGGGCTTCCTTGTGGGCCTTGAGGCCGATCAGCCGGTCACACAGGGGCAGCAGCAGCTCGGGATTGTACTTGTCCTTGCGCGGCAGCGCCTGCCACACTTTGATCAGACCTTCGCTGCCTTCGTCGTGGGCGGCCTGGTCAAAACGGCCAATCCAGCACTGCTGGCGCAGGGCCTCCTTTTCGCTGGCGTCGATCAGGTTCTTGTTGGCCAGGCTGTCGAGGATACCGAGCAGGGCCTGCCACTGGCCGGTGGCCAGATACACGTCTTTTTGCAGCTTGAGCAGGGCCGGCTGGTGACCGTAGGTCTGCTCCAGTTCCTGCACACCGGCCAGGGCCTGCTCGAACTGGCCCTGCTGGTATTGCAGCCGGGCCTGGGTAATGCCCACCGCCAGGCTGGCGGCCGGGTGCTGCTCCTGGGCCTGACGCAGGTAATCGTCGCGTTTTTCCTCGTTGCCCTGGGCCTGTGCGGCGCTGGCGGCATTGAGGTAGTTGAGCAGCGCCAGATCGTTGCCCCTGGTGCCTTTGAGCAGCATTTTTTCGGCGGTGGCGTAGTCTTCCGCCACCAGCGCCTGCATGCCGCTCTGAGTGTAGTTCAGGGCCTTGCGCCGGCGGCGGCCCATAAACCAGCCACGGGTGCGGTGGCTGAGGCCGAAAATGCGGCCCAGCAGCCATTCAATAAACAGCAGCAGCAGGTAGAACAGCACGGCCGCCACCAGAAATACGGTGACTGTGGTTTCTATGGTGTAGTTGCCGGCGGCCACCAGCACATAGCCCTGACGGCCCATAAACTCGGGGCCCGCCACCAGGCCGGCGGCCAGAATGGCGATGATAATCGCAAGTCGTATCATGAGTCCCCCTTACAGGCCGGTGAGCAGGCGCTGCAGCCGGTCATCCAGCAGCTGTTGCAGTCGCTCCTGGGCGGCGAACTGCTCCGGGTAGTCCACGCGGATCTGCTGACCTTCAAGCTGTCCGATTTGCTCCAGCATAAACTGGCGCACGCTGTCGTCGGCAAAGTAGTCCTGCAGCCACTGCTTGGACTGGGCCAGGGCGCTGTCAAAGACTTCCTGCTGTTCCCGGTATACTGCCAGCTGGGCCTGCAGCAGCTTGCCTTTGAGGTTTTCGCTCAGATACCAGTGTTGCTGGGGAGAGAGCAGGGCTTCCACGTTGCCGTCGCGGCGGCGCACGGTCACGAAGTCGTCGGTAAAACTGGCCCAGCTCTTTTTCAGGTTTTCCTTCCAGTCACTGACGGACTCGGACAGGGTGAAGTCGGGCTCTTCGGCCCGGGCCATGATCACGCCGGCCAGCTTGAGCTTGCCGACCTGGTCATTGATGCTGTTGAGCTTGATCACCAGGCCCTCGCGATCGACCTTTTTCACCGACTTGATGCTGGCAATGTCGTCGGCCAGGGCCTGGCGAACGGGTACCAGAGTGGGATCGTTGAGGGCGGCCAGGCGTTCGTCGGCGTTGGCCAGCATCATGGCGGCAGACACGGCGTCATGTTCCAGCCACAGCTTGCGGCCGGCCATGCGCACCAGGTATTCGGCTTCCGCCAGCATCCAGTCGTTGGGGCGTTTGCTGTCGAGATCCAGCACCTTGCGGGACAGGCCTTCCACCTGTTCGGTCACGCTGTTCTGGGTACTTTCCAGCTTGCCAAGGGTGGCGCTCTGTTCGCTCTTGAGGGCATCAATGGTGGCCTGCTGCTGGGCCAGCCGGTTTTCCAGGTTGGCGAGCTGACCGGCCTGGGCCACGCCCTGCTGATGACCGTGCCAGTACAGACCGCCGGTCAGTACCACCGCCAGCACAATGGCGACCGTGGCCAGCCCCTTGCCGGAAGAGGGCTGTTTTTCCTTTACCGGTGTGGCGGCCTGCTCCGGCCGGGCCTTGTCCTCGGCCGGGGCATTGGTGGCCGGCGCCTCTGTGGTTGGAGTTTCCGCCTGAGTATCGGCGGCGCTGGTCACCAGCTTGTCGTCCTGTGGATCTTGTTTATTGTCTGTCATTCCTTTTCCTCTCATCCAGGGCGCTGAGCAACGCCGGGTCGGATGCACCTTTGGCATTGATGATATGAGTGAAACCCAGCGCCCTGGCCTGTTCGGCCACGCGCATGCTGGGCACAATCACTAAGCGGCTTAGCAGCCAGTCCCTTGCGCTGTTGGCCGCGAGCTGAAACAGGTGCTGCAGCAGGCCGCCGCTGGTGATGATAATACTGTCCACCCCCCGGTGTTGCCACTCTTTCACCAGCTCGCCGCCGGCATCGTCACGATAGCAGCGCCGGTAGACTTCACAATAATCCACCCGCGCTCCCCGTTGGGCCAGGGTGGGGGCCATCATGTCGCGGCCGCCGTCGCCGCGCAGGATCACCACCCGCCGCCCGGCGGGTTGCTGCAACTGGGGCAGGGCAATCATGCCCTCGGAGCGGGGGTCGTCCGGCACCAGAGCGTTGGCAACGCCTACGGCGGCAAAGGCACGGCCGGTGGCTTCGCCCACCGCCACATAGGTGACGTCAGGCCAGGGCAGTCCTCGTGTTTTGAGCGCATTATCGGCGAAATTCACCGCCTGTACGCTGACCGCAATCACATAATCCCCGCCGCCGAGTCCATTCAGCAGCGCCGGTGCCTGCTCCAGCTCGGCGCCGGGCGCAAAACTGAGCAGGGGGGTAGCCACCGGCTGGTGGCCGGCCC
The Oceanimonas pelagia genome window above contains:
- a CDS encoding heme biosynthesis HemY N-terminal domain-containing protein, with amino-acid sequence MIRLAIIIAILAAGLVAGPEFMGRQGYVLVAAGNYTIETTVTVFLVAAVLFYLLLLFIEWLLGRIFGLSHRTRGWFMGRRRRKALNYTQSGMQALVAEDYATAEKMLLKGTRGNDLALLNYLNAASAAQAQGNEEKRDDYLRQAQEQHPAASLAVGITQARLQYQQGQFEQALAGVQELEQTYGHQPALLKLQKDVYLATGQWQALLGILDSLANKNLIDASEKEALRQQCWIGRFDQAAHDEGSEGLIKVWQALPRKDKYNPELLLPLCDRLIGLKAHKEAQQLLLEGLDKKTDAGLLLCATRLQLSDYHPLLTALEKKAKKESLPELHSALGRLYLKDGKDDQAEQQLQQAVAQKPDAQDYVLLAQLAEKRKDLTRANDYYRHSLALTPA
- a CDS encoding uroporphyrinogen-III C-methyltransferase, with amino-acid sequence MTDNKQDPQDDKLVTSAADTQAETPTTEAPATNAPAEDKARPEQAATPVKEKQPSSGKGLATVAIVLAVVLTGGLYWHGHQQGVAQAGQLANLENRLAQQQATIDALKSEQSATLGKLESTQNSVTEQVEGLSRKVLDLDSKRPNDWMLAEAEYLVRMAGRKLWLEHDAVSAAMMLANADERLAALNDPTLVPVRQALADDIASIKSVKKVDREGLVIKLNSINDQVGKLKLAGVIMARAEEPDFTLSESVSDWKENLKKSWASFTDDFVTVRRRDGNVEALLSPQQHWYLSENLKGKLLQAQLAVYREQQEVFDSALAQSKQWLQDYFADDSVRQFMLEQIGQLEGQQIRVDYPEQFAAQERLQQLLDDRLQRLLTGL
- a CDS encoding uroporphyrinogen-III synthase; amino-acid sequence: MIPLVLRPEPQSHRLCETLRRAGHQPVATPLLSFAPGAELEQAPALLNGLGGGDYVIAVSVQAVNFADNALKTRGLPWPDVTYVAVGEATGRAFAAVGVANALVPDDPRSEGMIALPQLQQPAGRRVVILRGDGGRDMMAPTLAQRGARVDYCEVYRRCYRDDAGGELVKEWQHRGVDSIIITSGGLLQHLFQLAANSARDWLLSRLVIVPSMRVAEQARALGFTHIINAKGASDPALLSALDERKRNDRQ